In a genomic window of Mageeibacillus indolicus UPII9-5:
- the nadE gene encoding NAD(+) synthase: MYFKNYVNLFSATPGFKLANPVYNARTLIDLMRYAYDTGAEILVTPELGLTGVTCGDLLTQDRLLSGSAAALQEIAQASVDYPQLVTLVGAPFLFNDVVYSTAFVISRGQILGAVPQLKNPSAVTSLEPASLNGYHFPFGQQLFRFYTSHGEPYRLGVIVGRQPLLTDSLATRLAAEGATVLANLLAIPVSSDQRSISELISAQSVATSAICLAANAGSYESTADNLFIAETCIACNGEVIKSCRQAGVRGWPNRSGSQADVALGEFYHLAKSSALVNLKEPLYLRYAAAKSTFSPTAVSSTATPRSASLFVNDTTEFWDDENEGSGKTDTTGRTSTMQHPTHRHDLSKNYPDPRPFVQSKELYGGDALQAVENQAVALAERLRRLKATSAVLGISGGLDSTLSLLITARAFDMLGLPRRQIICLTLPGFGTSNQTYKNACELIETVGASFKEINIQAAVKQHFADIDLPEGDRGVTYENAQARERTQILMDIANMHNGPVIGTGDLSELALGWCTYNGDHMSMYGVNGSFTKTMIRYFLACIADQPATSPKLADVLKAILATPVSPELLPPSDDGAIAQHTEKLAGPYDLHDYFLYHTLKYGTEPQELYNLACGSFSATTLQERGYLKRAKTAANAPCPVTPETADLASSAADSANSKDSANSAVSAVEQFVHNVQPYTPEEILHWLNTFYRRFLTQQFKRNCMPDGAKTGNLSLSPRGSFAMPSDLDPEIWQQDLAELNARCAAK; encoded by the coding sequence ATGTATTTTAAAAATTATGTTAACCTATTTTCCGCAACCCCCGGCTTTAAACTGGCAAATCCGGTTTATAACGCTCGCACTTTGATTGATTTAATGCGCTATGCCTATGACACGGGGGCTGAAATTCTAGTCACACCGGAACTCGGCTTGACCGGAGTAACCTGCGGCGACTTGCTGACCCAAGATCGTTTGTTGTCCGGTTCAGCCGCGGCTCTGCAAGAAATCGCCCAAGCTTCGGTTGACTATCCGCAGCTGGTGACCTTAGTCGGAGCTCCGTTCTTGTTTAATGATGTTGTGTACAGCACTGCCTTCGTTATAAGTCGCGGGCAGATCTTAGGAGCTGTGCCTCAACTCAAAAACCCGTCCGCCGTTACCTCATTGGAGCCGGCAAGCTTGAACGGATATCATTTTCCCTTCGGCCAACAGCTCTTCCGTTTTTACACAAGTCACGGTGAGCCTTATCGTCTAGGCGTGATTGTCGGCCGGCAACCCTTGCTTACCGACAGTTTGGCTACACGACTGGCAGCTGAGGGGGCAACCGTTTTGGCCAATCTTTTGGCCATACCTGTATCTTCCGATCAAAGAAGCATCTCCGAGTTGATCTCCGCTCAAAGTGTGGCAACTTCGGCGATTTGTCTAGCTGCCAATGCCGGAAGCTATGAGTCGACAGCGGATAATCTCTTTATCGCTGAAACTTGCATCGCCTGTAACGGCGAAGTGATAAAGTCCTGTCGCCAAGCCGGAGTGCGTGGTTGGCCAAACCGCAGCGGATCTCAGGCCGATGTCGCCCTTGGTGAGTTTTATCATCTGGCTAAATCTTCGGCCTTGGTCAATCTTAAAGAACCGCTTTATTTGCGCTATGCCGCGGCAAAATCAACATTTTCACCGACGGCCGTTTCTTCGACAGCCACACCGCGATCTGCCTCACTGTTTGTCAATGATACAACTGAGTTTTGGGATGATGAAAATGAGGGTTCCGGGAAAACAGACACAACCGGCCGTACCTCTACCATGCAGCACCCTACTCACCGCCATGATCTAAGTAAAAATTATCCTGACCCCCGGCCATTCGTCCAAAGCAAGGAACTTTACGGCGGTGACGCCTTGCAGGCCGTAGAAAACCAGGCCGTGGCTTTGGCTGAACGGCTGCGCCGCCTGAAAGCGACCTCCGCCGTCCTCGGCATCTCAGGGGGTCTCGACTCCACCCTGTCCCTTTTGATCACAGCTCGTGCCTTTGACATGTTAGGTCTGCCTCGCCGACAAATAATTTGCCTGACTTTGCCCGGTTTCGGAACAAGCAATCAGACATATAAAAACGCTTGTGAATTAATCGAAACAGTCGGCGCAAGCTTTAAAGAAATCAACATTCAGGCAGCGGTAAAACAACATTTTGCTGATATCGACCTGCCGGAAGGTGATCGCGGTGTTACCTACGAAAATGCGCAGGCACGCGAACGCACCCAAATCTTGATGGATATTGCCAACATGCATAACGGCCCAGTTATCGGTACCGGAGACTTGAGCGAATTGGCTTTAGGTTGGTGTACCTATAATGGCGATCACATGAGCATGTACGGGGTAAACGGCTCTTTCACCAAAACCATGATCAGATATTTTCTGGCTTGCATCGCAGATCAGCCCGCAACCTCCCCCAAATTGGCCGATGTCCTCAAAGCCATTTTGGCTACTCCGGTAAGCCCGGAATTGCTGCCGCCTTCGGACGATGGAGCAATTGCGCAGCACACCGAAAAGCTGGCCGGCCCTTATGACTTGCACGACTATTTCTTGTATCACACCTTGAAGTACGGCACCGAACCGCAAGAACTTTATAACTTGGCCTGCGGCAGCTTCAGCGCCACTACGTTACAGGAACGCGGTTACCTTAAGCGAGCGAAAACTGCTGCCAATGCCCCTTGCCCCGTCACGCCAGAAACAGCAGATTTAGCCAGCTCCGCCGCCGATTCAGCTAACTCGAAGGATTCAGCGAATTCGGCAGTTTCAGCGGTTGAACAGTTCGTTCATAATGTCCAGCCTTACACACCTGAAGAAATTTTACACTGGTTAAATACATTTTATCGCCGCTTTTTGACCCAACAGTTTAAACGCAATTGCATGCCCGACGGAGCAAAAACTGGCAACCTCTCGCTGTCGCCACGCGGGTCTTTCGCGATGCCGAGTGACCTCGATCCCGAAATATGGCAGCAAGATCTAGCCGAACTTAATGCCAGATGCGCAGCAAAATAA
- a CDS encoding MFS transporter: MIKSKDFYVLLLGRLITNFGDSLYAIASTLLVYQMSGSTVYSGITLFLTSSTAVVQLLLSPILDKINMRKFLILSQLIQAILILIIPALYYFEKLNVYHIMVLMPIISLVNQLVYPGQISLLPKILSEEELVTGNSFMTMAYQGSNAIFDTLAGFIISIFGFMTAFYADSASFILTGLLFCLLSIKLSHYNERENKKEGSIIKNHFKGLKEGLDLFKDSRIFALVLGVDFINFSATSISAVLPAFAKDEIFYSLMLAGMGAGVLLGSLFAGLPKLKEVSLGKLYVCGMILVSLAWISVSYFATNIKVAAALYALGWFVVGIVNVYAQTMVQMIVPSEKIGSAMGAMVGISTFMAPLGALLGGYLGEYLSSPRAILIASLIILLVSIYWALNKNIRKLPAVSNFHEVFDVEK; this comes from the coding sequence ATGATTAAAAGTAAAGATTTTTATGTTCTGCTTTTAGGACGACTTATTACAAATTTTGGCGATAGCCTTTATGCTATTGCCTCTACTCTCTTGGTTTACCAGATGAGTGGGTCTACTGTATATTCAGGTATAACCCTATTTCTAACCTCATCAACAGCCGTTGTTCAATTACTTCTAAGTCCAATCTTGGATAAGATTAATATGAGGAAGTTTTTGATTCTTTCCCAACTTATACAAGCTATCTTAATATTGATTATTCCAGCCTTGTATTATTTTGAAAAACTAAATGTCTACCACATTATGGTTCTAATGCCAATAATTTCCTTGGTTAACCAGCTGGTTTATCCTGGACAGATATCTCTACTGCCTAAGATTCTTTCAGAAGAAGAACTTGTCACAGGAAATTCTTTTATGACGATGGCTTATCAAGGATCTAATGCAATATTTGACACCTTGGCAGGTTTTATCATATCTATATTTGGCTTTATGACAGCTTTTTATGCTGATAGCGCAAGTTTTATCTTGACTGGTCTTTTGTTTTGTCTCTTATCAATAAAGCTTAGTCATTATAATGAAAGAGAAAATAAAAAAGAAGGGTCTATAATTAAAAATCACTTCAAAGGACTTAAAGAAGGTCTGGACCTATTTAAGGATTCTAGGATTTTTGCCCTTGTCCTTGGAGTAGATTTTATAAATTTTTCTGCCACATCTATAAGTGCAGTCTTGCCAGCTTTTGCAAAAGATGAGATTTTTTATAGTCTTATGCTAGCAGGCATGGGTGCAGGAGTCCTTTTAGGATCTTTGTTTGCAGGTCTTCCAAAACTAAAGGAAGTATCATTAGGTAAACTTTATGTTTGTGGAATGATTTTAGTATCCTTAGCTTGGATATCCGTTTCCTACTTTGCTACAAATATTAAAGTTGCGGCCGCATTGTATGCTCTTGGTTGGTTTGTAGTTGGCATAGTTAATGTTTATGCCCAAACTATGGTTCAGATGATTGTCCCAAGTGAAAAAATCGGTTCTGCCATGGGTGCTATGGTTGGTATTTCGACCTTTATGGCACCACTTGGAGCCTTACTCGGTGGATACTTGGGAGAATATTTATCAAGTCCAAGGGCAATACTAATAGCAAGTTTAATTATCCTTTTAGTTTCGATTTACTGGGCTTTAAATAAAAATATCAGAAAACTTCCTGCTGTAAGTAATTTTCACGAGGTGTTTGATGTTGAGAAATAA
- a CDS encoding GNAT family N-acetyltransferase, whose translation MGMIYDANLEQNVCSLGIVLNPEYRNKGLGTLILEDLIELAKNSLNVTSIKADINNENYKALNLVKNFNFKCIKETTT comes from the coding sequence GTGGGTATGATTTATGATGCGAACTTAGAACAAAATGTTTGTTCGTTGGGTATAGTTCTAAATCCTGAGTATAGAAACAAAGGTTTGGGAACGCTTATACTTGAAGATTTAATTGAATTAGCTAAAAATTCATTGAATGTTACCTCAATTAAAGCAGATATAAATAATGAAAATTATAAGGCTCTTAATTTAGTAAAAAACTTTAATTTCAAATGCATAAAGGAAACGACCACATAG
- a CDS encoding UDP-N-acetylglucosamine pyrophosphorylase — protein sequence MSENKTLSKEYTEIKTASLFDFSQTLAASLLARHEYPWTALAEIGDFIRETGRGLGDDYQEIKPEVWVHKTCKIAPTADITAPCIIGAATEVRPGAFIRGKALIGENCVIGNSTELKNVIISNNVQVPHYNYVGDSILGYKSHMGAGSITSNVKADRSLVTVNLPSGEKIPTGCKKFGAMLGNGVEVGCNAVLNPGSIICAGSTVYPLTSVRKVVAPGSICKQDGTTVVKEVR from the coding sequence ATGAGCGAAAATAAAACATTGAGCAAAGAATATACGGAAATAAAAACAGCCTCGCTGTTCGACTTTTCTCAAACTTTGGCAGCTTCCCTGTTGGCTCGTCATGAATACCCTTGGACAGCATTAGCAGAAATTGGCGATTTTATTCGAGAAACAGGCCGAGGGCTCGGCGATGATTACCAAGAAATCAAACCGGAAGTATGGGTGCATAAAACTTGCAAAATCGCCCCCACAGCCGATATAACCGCTCCTTGCATCATCGGCGCGGCGACCGAAGTTCGCCCTGGCGCATTTATTCGCGGCAAAGCGTTGATCGGAGAAAATTGTGTTATAGGAAACTCTACTGAACTGAAAAATGTGATTATCAGTAATAATGTTCAAGTCCCGCATTACAACTATGTCGGTGATTCGATTTTGGGCTACAAATCTCACATGGGGGCCGGTAGCATAACCTCCAACGTCAAGGCCGATCGTAGCTTAGTGACGGTAAATTTGCCTTCTGGGGAAAAGATACCCACTGGCTGTAAAAAATTCGGGGCAATGTTGGGTAATGGCGTGGAAGTAGGCTGTAACGCAGTTCTTAATCCGGGTTCAATTATTTGTGCCGGTAGCACGGTATACCCTCTGACCTCAGTGCGCAAAGTAGTGGCACCTGGTTCAATTTGTAAGCAGGACGGCACCACGGTAGTTAAAGAAGTTCGTTAA
- a CDS encoding DMT family transporter, whose product MTNRRIIGAAKLGLLLVAFLWGTSMTVVGSATASFPSAFILGFRFTVAAVLLAIIFHKRLLAVKADTWRSGIIIGLFLFGAYFLQTLAVNFTTPGRSSILAAIYCVIVPFLMWAITRVRPDKFNLVAAVICVVGVILVGQAGSAITTANNIPAGIMLIGDTIAVASSFLYAAHIVAISKLSTDRDPIALTIIQFSVAGILSWIVTLCFEDHSKLVFSTSSLGQLIYLAVFCTTIALLLQNVGQKYCPASQAAIILGSESVFGVVFPVMLRIESLNLTAAIGCIAIIVAIFISETKLKWFFKDKTELPVEKSVDKSDLPIDK is encoded by the coding sequence ATGACCAACCGTCGTATTATCGGCGCTGCCAAGCTGGGTTTACTTTTGGTAGCTTTTCTCTGGGGAACTTCCATGACTGTCGTCGGAAGTGCGACAGCCAGTTTCCCATCTGCATTTATTCTCGGATTTCGCTTTACCGTTGCCGCTGTTCTCTTGGCAATAATTTTTCACAAACGCTTGTTAGCAGTAAAAGCCGACACTTGGCGCAGTGGCATTATAATCGGCCTCTTTCTCTTCGGTGCCTATTTTCTCCAGACCTTGGCGGTTAATTTTACCACCCCGGGGCGGAGCAGTATTCTCGCGGCCATTTACTGTGTTATTGTTCCTTTCTTAATGTGGGCCATAACACGAGTACGGCCGGATAAGTTTAATTTAGTTGCCGCTGTCATTTGCGTTGTCGGCGTGATTTTGGTTGGCCAAGCTGGCAGCGCGATTACCACAGCGAATAATATCCCGGCCGGAATCATGCTGATTGGCGACACGATTGCTGTGGCTAGCAGCTTCCTTTACGCGGCTCACATTGTGGCAATCAGTAAATTAAGCACGGATCGTGACCCGATTGCACTTACGATTATTCAGTTCAGTGTCGCCGGAATCCTGTCTTGGATTGTGACATTATGCTTTGAAGATCACAGCAAGCTGGTTTTTTCTACCTCATCATTAGGGCAATTAATCTATTTGGCCGTTTTCTGCACCACCATCGCCTTGCTGTTGCAAAATGTTGGGCAAAAATATTGTCCGGCTTCACAAGCTGCTATTATCTTGGGTTCAGAATCCGTTTTCGGCGTTGTGTTCCCAGTCATGTTGCGCATCGAGAGTTTGAATCTTACCGCCGCTATTGGCTGTATAGCGATTATTGTCGCTATATTTATTTCTGAAACAAAATTAAAATGGTTCTTTAAGGATAAAACTGAGTTGCCGGTTGAAAAGTCAGTTGACAAGTCTGATTTGCCGATTGACAAGTAG
- a CDS encoding oligosaccharide flippase family protein, translating to MKQSSLHKNAALKAILNIFNLLVPLLVGPYVNALLAPEQLGLYNRALAECQIFYLLGSFGIYNFGVRELSRVRGDAEAVRRTYSALFLWGIITNAVAGILYALFFLTRANVNEWLMYSVLFLQIFSNVFYVEFMNEATENYTFITWKTIAVRALYMLAIFGIVRSAEDGVKYALVISGTILGNNLASYFYVRRKVKLIWRNLNLRQYLWPLFISFLIVNVEVLYAQADRTLLAPYGSYLGNKGDVLVTLYTLPFTLIGMLASVPTALLSVALPRLSNMLGQNDKAGYSYTLQNITEYFFAMLVPLCFGVAAVAEEVMRIYTGDVYTYGWPILVLASFGRLIYGGQFIISSLILYLHKQEKKMALLLLAGGILNLILKAGLIMTSALTPLTAMAATLAAVVVYIGAAQCLIRKEMQLEWHLFTKRTVGYCLAAATFFPLHYFWQRIDFNYYLRLLGVVVSCVVVYAAYLLVTRDGLISFLLTGKRRQ from the coding sequence GTGAAACAATCTTCTTTGCATAAAAATGCGGCTCTTAAAGCGATATTGAATATTTTTAATTTATTGGTTCCACTTTTAGTTGGCCCGTATGTAAATGCGTTGCTGGCCCCTGAACAACTTGGGCTGTATAACCGCGCTTTGGCGGAGTGTCAGATTTTTTATTTGCTTGGTTCTTTTGGCATTTATAATTTCGGGGTGCGGGAATTGAGTCGGGTCAGAGGCGATGCCGAGGCTGTACGCAGGACTTATTCGGCCCTTTTCCTATGGGGTATAATCACCAATGCAGTGGCGGGAATTTTATATGCTCTGTTTTTCTTGACCCGAGCTAACGTAAATGAGTGGCTCATGTATTCGGTTCTGTTTTTGCAGATATTTAGCAATGTTTTTTACGTTGAATTCATGAATGAGGCTACGGAGAACTACACTTTCATCACTTGGAAGACTATAGCAGTACGCGCTTTATACATGTTGGCGATTTTTGGCATCGTACGTTCTGCCGAAGACGGGGTGAAGTATGCTTTGGTCATTTCGGGGACGATTTTAGGAAATAATTTGGCAAGCTACTTTTATGTCAGACGAAAAGTTAAGCTGATTTGGCGCAATCTGAATTTGCGGCAGTATCTCTGGCCTTTATTTATATCTTTCCTTATCGTAAATGTTGAAGTGCTTTACGCACAGGCCGATCGAACCCTGCTTGCACCGTACGGATCTTATTTGGGCAATAAAGGGGATGTGCTGGTCACTTTGTATACCTTGCCGTTTACCTTAATTGGAATGTTGGCATCGGTCCCCACCGCTTTGCTGTCGGTTGCTTTGCCGCGGTTGTCAAATATGCTGGGGCAAAATGATAAAGCCGGTTATTCCTATACTTTACAAAATATAACCGAGTATTTTTTTGCCATGCTGGTTCCGCTGTGTTTCGGGGTGGCTGCGGTAGCCGAAGAGGTGATGCGTATTTATACTGGTGACGTTTACACCTATGGTTGGCCGATATTGGTTCTTGCCTCGTTCGGTCGGCTGATATACGGGGGCCAATTTATTATTTCCAGCCTGATTCTTTATTTGCATAAGCAGGAAAAAAAGATGGCGTTGCTGTTGCTAGCAGGTGGGATATTAAATCTTATACTGAAAGCTGGCCTCATAATGACATCGGCTCTTACCCCGCTTACGGCCATGGCGGCGACGTTGGCGGCGGTAGTGGTTTATATCGGTGCGGCGCAGTGTCTGATCAGAAAAGAAATGCAGCTGGAATGGCATCTTTTTACGAAACGGACCGTCGGCTATTGTTTGGCGGCGGCGACATTTTTCCCCTTGCACTATTTCTGGCAGCGAATTGACTTTAACTATTATCTGAGATTGCTGGGCGTGGTAGTCAGTTGTGTTGTCGTCTACGCTGCATATCTTTTGGTGACTCGTGACGGCTTAATTAGTTTTTTACTGACTGGTAAACGCCGGCAATGA
- a CDS encoding glycosyltransferase family 2 protein, whose protein sequence is MTTEMFNSFSSDSFSSGSDSGSTSSDSLPTEIQAAIKRPELSLVIPIYNESEQLSATLAALQPVLANAVESYELILVDDGSQDDTWARVKAAAASDARIKGLRFSRNFGKEAALCAGLDKAEGEAVLIMDADLQHPPRYIPEFITAWRNGFDVVEGVKSSRGSESLLHKLSVKTFYRLFSKLAKVDLADASDYKLLDRKVLLAWRELNERTTFFRGLVEWLGFSRAFVYFQVDPRSHGHSKWTPGSLIKLAITAITSFSTKPLHLVTSLGLIFLIAAVVMAVETLVNFLTGRALEGFTTVILLQLIIGGIITTSLGIIGIYIGKIYEEIKGRPRYILAASTAFSPENTAESPAKSPTNQPKSGAETEKCSEKYSDERK, encoded by the coding sequence GTGACAACTGAAATGTTTAATTCTTTCTCTTCCGATTCATTTTCCTCCGGCTCCGACTCCGGCTCCACCTCTTCCGATTCTTTACCAACCGAGATTCAAGCCGCAATTAAACGGCCGGAGTTATCCTTGGTTATTCCAATTTATAACGAAAGTGAACAGTTATCAGCCACTTTGGCGGCATTGCAGCCCGTTTTGGCAAACGCAGTAGAAAGCTACGAGCTTATTTTGGTCGATGATGGTTCACAGGACGATACTTGGGCACGGGTCAAAGCGGCAGCGGCCAGTGACGCACGGATCAAGGGCTTACGGTTTTCACGTAACTTCGGCAAAGAGGCTGCTTTGTGCGCCGGCTTGGACAAGGCCGAAGGAGAAGCAGTCTTGATCATGGATGCCGATTTACAGCATCCGCCGCGCTATATTCCAGAATTTATCACTGCTTGGCGCAACGGGTTCGATGTTGTCGAAGGTGTCAAGTCTTCCCGGGGAAGCGAGTCGCTGCTCCATAAGCTCTCAGTCAAAACTTTTTATCGACTGTTCTCAAAATTGGCCAAAGTGGATCTAGCCGACGCTTCCGATTACAAGTTATTGGATCGAAAGGTACTTCTGGCGTGGCGTGAGCTAAATGAACGAACTACATTTTTTCGTGGGTTGGTTGAATGGCTCGGATTCAGTCGAGCGTTCGTCTACTTTCAGGTCGATCCGCGCAGCCACGGGCATAGTAAATGGACACCGGGCAGCTTAATAAAGCTGGCCATAACCGCCATCACTTCTTTTTCCACTAAACCTCTGCATCTGGTAACTTCTTTAGGGCTGATCTTTTTGATCGCCGCCGTTGTTATGGCGGTGGAAACCTTGGTGAATTTTTTGACTGGACGAGCTTTAGAAGGCTTTACAACCGTAATTTTGTTGCAACTGATTATCGGCGGTATCATTACGACATCGCTGGGAATTATCGGTATATATATTGGCAAAATTTATGAAGAAATAAAAGGCCGGCCGCGCTACATTTTAGCGGCAAGCACTGCCTTTTCTCCAGAAAATACAGCGGAAAGTCCAGCTAAAAGCCCAACGAACCAGCCAAAAAGCGGAGCCGAAACCGAAAAATGTTCAGAAAAATATTCAGATGAGCGCAAATAG
- a CDS encoding ArsR/SmtB family transcription factor, giving the protein MTIYKNGVSINNKTEKGVIALKEVHILNTLEEINIVSDPIRLKIIMTLGATPKTAQDLSDALGVSRSKIHYHLKILEQNGIIEVVDTELINGITQKYFLPVAKAFIPNSEIFNKNLEEKQFTFKIPRKDYESFEEELNELIKKYEKDDGNSENFQVQIYKLS; this is encoded by the coding sequence TTGACAATATATAAAAATGGTGTTAGTATAAATAACAAAACAGAGAAAGGTGTGATAGCTTTGAAGGAAGTTCACATTTTAAATACATTAGAAGAAATAAATATAGTAAGTGATCCCATAAGGCTTAAAATAATTATGACATTAGGAGCTACACCTAAAACAGCCCAGGATTTGTCAGATGCTTTAGGAGTTAGTAGATCAAAAATCCACTACCACCTAAAAATATTGGAACAAAATGGAATTATAGAGGTTGTAGACACAGAACTAATAAATGGAATTACCCAAAAATATTTCCTACCAGTAGCCAAGGCTTTTATACCAAATAGCGAAATATTTAATAAAAATTTGGAAGAAAAACAATTCACTTTCAAAATACCGAGAAAAGACTACGAGTCTTTTGAAGAAGAATTAAATGAACTTATAAAAAAATATGAGAAGGATGACGGTAATTCCGAAAACTTTCAAGTACAAATATATAAATTATCGTAA
- a CDS encoding PHP domain-containing protein produces MSLNNQLELKYNLDFLEKDLHEYRDLSLAARDILQNALRAGTCDLHIHTSSSDGSDSVGEIMETAMHNELCAFSITDYDTMAAVDNMMIIVDKMLQMGVPIPRFIRGLEISSAWNKHKQNLLAYFPLEGTGMIQSFLEDQRQRRRSRNIRMCERLQACGLPITIEELEAEGPYVVGRLHAANLLIRKGIVMTQAEAFSEWLDEGRPAYVPYDLPRLEDCIRLVRGANGVPVLSKPYKYNWLDLTDDEITDKLIYLRQIGLLGVEVVFSGMLEKDMERLAVSTKKAGLMATCGSGYSGYYRSKADMFKNGQDFSRWLLL; encoded by the coding sequence ATGAGCTTGAACAATCAGCTCGAACTTAAATATAATCTAGATTTTTTAGAAAAAGATTTGCACGAATATCGTGACCTAAGTTTAGCTGCTAGAGATATTCTACAAAACGCGTTACGGGCCGGAACGTGCGATTTGCACATTCACACTTCCAGTTCGGACGGAAGTGACAGTGTTGGCGAAATTATGGAAACGGCAATGCATAATGAGTTATGCGCCTTTTCCATTACTGACTATGACACCATGGCTGCAGTGGACAATATGATGATAATTGTCGACAAAATGCTGCAAATGGGCGTGCCTATACCGCGGTTTATCCGCGGACTTGAGATCAGTTCGGCTTGGAATAAGCATAAACAGAATTTGCTAGCCTATTTCCCTTTGGAAGGTACGGGAATGATCCAATCTTTCTTGGAGGATCAACGTCAAAGGCGGCGTTCACGCAATATTCGTATGTGCGAAAGACTGCAAGCCTGTGGTTTGCCGATTACGATTGAGGAATTGGAAGCTGAGGGACCGTACGTAGTCGGGCGACTGCATGCTGCCAATTTATTGATCCGCAAGGGAATAGTTATGACTCAAGCGGAAGCTTTTTCGGAATGGCTCGATGAAGGGCGGCCGGCCTATGTTCCGTACGACTTGCCGCGACTTGAGGACTGCATACGTTTGGTTCGCGGGGCAAACGGTGTTCCGGTGTTGTCCAAGCCGTATAAATACAACTGGCTTGATTTGACGGATGACGAAATCACAGATAAATTGATATATTTGCGTCAGATCGGTCTTTTAGGTGTGGAAGTTGTTTTTAGCGGGATGCTGGAGAAAGATATGGAACGTCTTGCTGTTTCGACCAAAAAAGCCGGTCTGATGGCTACCTGTGGTTCCGGTTACAGCGGTTATTATCGTTCCAAGGCGGATATGTTTAAGAATGGGCAAGATTTCAGCCGATGGTTACTACTGTGA